A DNA window from candidate division TA06 bacterium contains the following coding sequences:
- a CDS encoding transcriptional regulator, with translation MPIIVNLDRVLVNRKMRLTELSGMTGIALNNLSILKTGKARAVRFSTLEAICKALRCKPGDILDYQGEALEAKDTVPND, from the coding sequence ATGCCCATTATCGTCAATCTGGACCGGGTTCTAGTGAACAGGAAGATGCGTCTGACGGAGCTGTCAGGGATGACCGGTATCGCACTCAATAACCTCTCCATACTGAAAACAGGGAAGGCTAGGGCTGTCCGGTTTAGTACTTTGGAGGCGATCTGCAAGGCGCTCCGCTGCAAGCCAGGAGACATTTTGGACTACCAAGGGGAAGCCTTAGAAGCAAAGGACACCGTGCCGAACGATTGA
- a CDS encoding T9SS type A sorting domain-containing protein gives YQFKWDGMVWAKTTVGSGGDFMNDVAVGDGNSDGETEVYGANSDRKIYQFKWDGMSWVKTVVDSSNGTMSGVAVGDGNNDSEIEVYGSNWNSSIIYQLKWDGNSWIRTTVGSGGRYEVVVGDGNGDGEMEVYGADVIHVYQFKWDGLSWQKTTAGSGRSIISGVAVGDGNGDGEREVYGANGDFAVWEFKWNGLGWTETTVGSGGDIMSSVAVGDGNNDGQMEVYGASRDQNVYMFKPARAPAMILPDTTHHFGWVSLGDSVDWEWLVIKNAGVDTLFVDSLTSDTVAYVATDPSFPDTILPGDSTLVTVRFKPLTAGPVSSTLWIHSNDPHEPVAGISLMGTGITNAPGVGHIWPSAGIDEQPVTAHIYGDNFQFPQISSVKFIRSGYPDIDGASINIASQKYLTCTFDLFGSSTGIYDLTVTSDSGSDTLSRCFTVYSASDSPCVWVRTTVSSGVGRIPGVTVGDGNGDGEIELYSANTNRNIYQFKWDGIGWIETIVGSGDKPVWDVAVGDGNRDRKIEVYGANLDTMIYQFKWDGTIWAKTVVGSGEFFPTGVALGDGNRDGSIEIYTSSGEGSIYQFKWDGIGWIRTTVGSGGWHMGDVSVGDGDGDGDVEVYGANWDRNVYQFSWDGMNWVRVSVGSGGDDMSGVALGDGNSDGEIEVYGANHDGNIYQFKWDGVSWQKTTVGSGDSLMFGVAVGDGNGDGEMEVYGANYDSTMYQFKWDGVGWVRTTVGSGEHWMRAVAIGDGNDDGEMEVYGGGWDGAVYEFKPALTGIEEARTISGYFSFGLKSNPARNKVIFNLTVPQAGEITLRIYDVAGRLIDTPMAGKKTPGLYEISCTSEMSSGVYFYRLESPWGRKTGKFVFIR, from the coding sequence TATCAGTTCAAGTGGGATGGAATGGTCTGGGCCAAGACGACTGTGGGCTCGGGCGGAGATTTTATGAATGATGTTGCCGTAGGAGATGGTAATAGCGACGGCGAAACGGAGGTATACGGGGCAAACTCTGATCGCAAGATCTATCAGTTTAAGTGGGATGGGATGAGTTGGGTGAAGACAGTAGTGGACTCCAGCAATGGAACTATGTCTGGGGTTGCAGTAGGAGATGGCAATAACGACAGCGAGATTGAAGTATATGGTTCAAACTGGAACTCCTCAATAATCTATCAGTTAAAATGGGACGGGAACAGTTGGATAAGAACAACTGTGGGCTCTGGTGGACGGTACGAAGTTGTAGTGGGAGATGGCAACGGCGACGGTGAAATGGAAGTGTATGGAGCAGATGTAATCCACGTGTATCAGTTCAAGTGGGACGGACTGAGTTGGCAGAAGACGACCGCGGGTTCTGGCAGAAGCATCATATCCGGCGTCGCTGTCGGAGATGGCAATGGGGACGGAGAGAGGGAGGTTTATGGGGCAAATGGGGACTTTGCTGTGTGGGAGTTCAAGTGGAATGGGCTGGGTTGGACTGAAACGACTGTGGGGTCTGGCGGCGACATCATGTCTAGCGTCGCAGTCGGAGACGGAAACAATGACGGCCAGATGGAAGTGTATGGCGCAAGTCGAGATCAGAATGTCTATATGTTCAAGCCCGCTCGTGCCCCTGCCATGATACTACCGGACACTACACATCACTTCGGTTGGGTTTCTCTCGGTGACTCCGTTGACTGGGAATGGCTGGTGATCAAGAATGCAGGCGTTGATACGCTATTTGTGGACAGCCTCACATCGGACACTGTAGCTTATGTAGCTACAGACCCTTCATTCCCTGATACCATACTGCCTGGGGATTCAACACTTGTGACAGTAAGGTTTAAGCCGTTAACCGCAGGACCAGTGTCCAGCACACTTTGGATTCATTCAAATGATCCGCACGAACCCGTCGCGGGGATTTCTCTGATGGGAACAGGCATTACAAACGCACCAGGGGTCGGCCATATCTGGCCGAGTGCAGGGATAGATGAGCAACCTGTCACCGCCCATATATACGGTGACAATTTTCAGTTTCCCCAGATATCATCAGTGAAATTCATAAGGTCTGGTTACCCCGACATTGATGGTGCTTCAATAAACATTGCATCACAAAAATATCTGACCTGCACCTTTGATCTGTTTGGCAGTTCAACCGGGATCTATGACCTTACTGTGACAAGCGACTCCGGTTCAGACACCCTGTCCAGATGCTTTACTGTCTATTCGGCATCCGACTCGCCCTGCGTATGGGTGAGAACCACTGTGAGCTCTGGTGTTGGCAGGATACCTGGAGTTACTGTAGGAGATGGAAACGGTGACGGTGAAATAGAGCTGTATAGTGCAAACACCAATCGTAACATCTATCAATTCAAGTGGGATGGAATAGGCTGGATCGAGACGATTGTCGGCTCTGGCGATAAACCGGTGTGGGACGTGGCGGTGGGCGATGGCAATCGTGACCGTAAGATAGAAGTGTATGGCGCGAACCTGGATACCATGATCTACCAATTCAAGTGGGATGGAACCATCTGGGCAAAGACAGTAGTCGGTTCCGGTGAATTCTTCCCTACGGGAGTTGCCCTGGGAGATGGTAATCGTGATGGTTCCATAGAGATATATACGTCAAGTGGGGAGGGCAGTATCTATCAATTCAAGTGGGATGGGATAGGTTGGATCAGGACGACTGTGGGGTCTGGCGGCTGGCATATGGGTGACGTATCGGTAGGAGACGGCGATGGGGATGGTGACGTGGAGGTCTACGGGGCAAATTGGGATCGCAACGTCTATCAGTTCAGCTGGGACGGAATGAACTGGGTAAGGGTGAGTGTCGGTTCCGGGGGAGACGACATGAGCGGAGTTGCCCTCGGAGATGGCAATAGCGACGGTGAGATAGAGGTATACGGGGCAAATCATGATGGCAACATCTATCAGTTTAAGTGGGACGGGGTGAGTTGGCAGAAGACGACTGTGGGCTCGGGCGATAGTCTTATGTTCGGAGTTGCAGTGGGAGATGGGAATGGAGATGGCGAGATGGAAGTATACGGAGCGAATTATGATAGTACCATGTACCAGTTTAAGTGGGATGGGGTAGGTTGGGTCAGGACCACTGTGGGCTCTGGCGAGCATTGGATGCGAGCAGTGGCCATTGGGGACGGCAATGACGACGGTGAAATGGAGGTCTATGGTGGGGGTTGGGACGGGGCTGTCTACGAATTTAAGCCTGCTCTCACTGGCATAGAAGAGGCCAGAACCATTTCTGGGTACTTCTCGTTTGGCCTCAAAAGCAATCCAGCGAGGAATAAAGTGATCTTTAATCTGACAGTTCCCCAGGCCGGCGAAATCACTCTCCGGATTTACGATGTTGCGGGAAGACTGATTGATACACCAATGGCGGGCAAGAAAACACCTGGCCTCTACGAAATCTCTTGCACATCAGAGATGAGCTCTGGTGTCTATTTCTACCGTCTCGAATCACCTTGGGGTAGGAAGACTGGAAAATTCGTCTTCATCCGATAA